In one Echinicola marina genomic region, the following are encoded:
- a CDS encoding M23 family metallopeptidase has product MKKKWIAVAGVVLLAAAGMGYYQSNLEPESEIVVAETQTPVETAIVEEKNLLYGIDVDDLAVVEGVVGRNQTLSTILAPFNVPYQIIDQIAKKSKDIFDVRKIAFNKKYTVLTAKDSSSTAEFFIYEPNAAEFVVYKLDGKDIYKEAKPVELRKREVAGQITSSLYVNMTQQGITPDLIDQFADLYGWSVDFQRLQKGDKYKVVYNERVVEGEVVGVDDIQAAYFEHMGQPYHAIPFEQNGQVSFFDEKGNSFKKAFLRDPVKFTRISSRYNLRRYHPVQKRYKAHLGTDYAAPRGTEIRAVGDGTIIAASYTGGNGNYVKVKHNGTYTTQYLHMSKIASGIRNGVRVKQGQVIGYVGSTGLATGPHLCFRFWKHGKQVDWLKEDIPPSEPISEQNKLAFERVKQEKLDLLASIPYEEVQEERLLTER; this is encoded by the coding sequence ATGAAGAAAAAATGGATCGCAGTAGCAGGAGTAGTGCTACTGGCGGCGGCAGGAATGGGATACTACCAATCCAATCTTGAGCCGGAAAGTGAAATAGTGGTAGCAGAAACTCAAACGCCTGTAGAAACAGCAATCGTAGAAGAGAAAAACTTGCTCTATGGTATCGATGTAGATGATCTTGCAGTCGTAGAAGGTGTAGTAGGAAGGAATCAGACACTCTCAACCATATTGGCCCCCTTTAATGTCCCCTACCAAATCATTGATCAAATAGCGAAAAAGTCCAAAGACATTTTTGATGTCAGGAAAATCGCCTTCAACAAAAAGTACACAGTCCTGACAGCCAAAGACAGCAGCTCCACAGCAGAATTCTTTATCTATGAACCCAATGCGGCGGAATTTGTGGTGTACAAACTGGATGGGAAGGATATATATAAAGAAGCAAAACCAGTAGAATTAAGGAAAAGAGAGGTAGCGGGACAAATCACCTCTTCGCTGTATGTGAACATGACACAGCAAGGCATCACCCCGGATTTGATTGACCAATTTGCTGACCTTTATGGCTGGAGTGTAGATTTCCAGCGCCTTCAAAAGGGTGACAAATACAAAGTAGTTTATAACGAAAGAGTTGTTGAGGGAGAAGTAGTAGGAGTAGATGATATTCAGGCAGCCTATTTTGAACATATGGGCCAGCCCTATCATGCCATTCCTTTTGAACAAAATGGACAGGTTTCATTCTTTGATGAAAAGGGAAATAGCTTCAAAAAAGCGTTTTTAAGAGATCCAGTTAAATTTACCCGTATCAGCTCCCGATATAACCTGAGAAGATACCACCCAGTACAAAAAAGGTATAAAGCTCATTTGGGAACTGATTATGCCGCCCCAAGAGGAACGGAAATCAGGGCAGTAGGAGATGGAACTATCATCGCTGCAAGTTATACCGGAGGCAACGGAAATTATGTCAAAGTAAAACATAACGGTACATACACCACCCAATACCTTCATATGTCCAAAATCGCCAGTGGTATAAGAAATGGAGTAAGGGTTAAACAAGGACAGGTCATTGGCTATGTAGGAAGTACAGGCTTAGCAACTGGCCCTCACCTTTGCTTTAGGTTTTGGAAGCACGGTAAACAAGTGGATTGGTTAAAAGAGGATATCCCACCTTCTGAACCTATCTCTGAACAAAATAAATTGGCCTTTGAAAGAGTTAAACAGGAAAAGCTTGATCTGCTAGCTTCCATTCCATATGAGGAAGTACAAGAAGAAAGACTATTAACTGAAAGATAA
- a CDS encoding OmpA family protein, translating to MKRIFILLFVGALIGSSHLPAFGQNALLRYADKQYKLFNYEEAASVYEQAFDKKGKYVAAQMAAKSYQKLNDYENAYKWWKTTVGFEEASTQDYVSFAAAANQLGKMDELVVALDSLPKDGKLDKIHLDSMMSWYNKPVALEAIGVDSLNSSSADFGMVMDTKGNKYFASDRGAEGSSAKAALRFDVSNKLDEDHYAWTGRDFLTVYKINKDGQVATMNSPVPDSYHFADPFFLEEQAVAFYTVTREVKSVDGKKVKTRKMINPEMDYGQEQDEFVDYHPEIYFSKIGENGEFADYSAFPLNDALKYSLINPFLDESSNKLYFASDMEGGYGGFDIYVVEYDKDFNFGEPQNLGETINTSGDERDPFLFGKHFYFSSNGHFGLGGLDIFTADFENGSFSKVKNMGIPYNSPQDDFAMTLSEEGSQYLSSNRTGGMGFDDIYLIKDMYRRFLAKVEDCNGDLITDGFVAEFIEKDIDKAIDLERDVEGEIKANIAPEANYELKISKKGYFPVHDENISSVGMEGTLLEREYTMIPIPYKTTVFVDLVYYDLDKSIIRNDAQPVLDKLASLMNEHDYLDLIVRSHTDARASDEYNEKLSNTRADAVAAYLGQKGIASTRVHEEWFGEKELANDCGDGVPCPERSHQLNRRSELVLMAFADENMEYELPEDLLDLCSKPNLGIQMNVPTVYFDFDKAELRSEGVKQLERLLLLMKEREGVQLALEGHTDVRGSEAYNEGLSEKRAQVVKDFLIKRGIEEGRISYQWFGKSRPVHGCEDGDCTEAEHQLNRRTEIKLMLNEKNINASNEAIQEEKVAYLKKKGLISEVSGTVVVTGVFSSSTNATNHSLTSRLNGFADAGFFMDDASGLYYCYAVKSVDDANIAKQLAQVKKAGYDGAWVMSF from the coding sequence ATGAAAAGGATTTTTATACTTCTGTTTGTAGGAGCATTAATTGGTTCCAGCCACTTACCGGCATTTGGCCAAAATGCACTCCTACGCTATGCTGATAAACAGTATAAGTTGTTTAACTATGAGGAAGCCGCTTCTGTGTATGAACAGGCTTTTGATAAAAAGGGTAAGTATGTCGCAGCACAAATGGCCGCAAAAAGCTATCAAAAGCTGAACGATTATGAAAATGCTTACAAATGGTGGAAGACCACTGTTGGATTTGAGGAAGCCAGTACTCAGGATTATGTGAGTTTTGCTGCTGCAGCCAATCAGCTTGGAAAGATGGATGAATTGGTAGTAGCACTGGATTCCCTGCCCAAAGACGGGAAATTGGACAAAATCCACTTGGATTCCATGATGAGTTGGTATAATAAACCGGTAGCCTTAGAGGCGATTGGAGTAGATTCCTTGAACTCCTCATCAGCAGATTTTGGGATGGTGATGGACACGAAGGGCAACAAATACTTTGCCTCAGACAGGGGGGCTGAAGGTAGTTCTGCAAAAGCGGCATTGAGATTTGATGTCTCCAATAAACTTGATGAAGATCATTATGCTTGGACGGGTCGAGATTTCTTGACAGTTTATAAAATCAATAAAGATGGCCAAGTGGCAACTATGAATTCCCCCGTACCTGATAGTTACCATTTTGCTGATCCGTTCTTTCTGGAAGAGCAGGCTGTGGCTTTTTATACAGTAACCCGTGAGGTGAAAAGCGTGGATGGTAAAAAGGTGAAAACTCGGAAAATGATCAATCCTGAAATGGATTATGGTCAAGAGCAGGATGAGTTTGTGGATTATCATCCAGAAATTTATTTCAGCAAAATTGGAGAAAATGGAGAGTTTGCTGATTACAGTGCTTTCCCTTTGAACGATGCCTTGAAGTATTCACTTATCAATCCATTCCTGGATGAGTCTAGTAATAAGCTGTACTTTGCTTCTGATATGGAAGGTGGATATGGTGGATTTGATATTTATGTTGTTGAATATGACAAAGATTTTAATTTTGGAGAACCTCAAAATTTAGGAGAAACCATCAATACCAGTGGTGATGAAAGGGATCCATTCCTTTTTGGGAAGCATTTTTACTTTTCTTCCAATGGTCATTTTGGACTAGGAGGGCTGGATATTTTCACTGCAGATTTTGAGAATGGTAGTTTCTCTAAGGTGAAAAACATGGGTATTCCATACAATTCGCCACAGGATGATTTTGCCATGACTTTGTCTGAGGAAGGTAGTCAATATCTATCATCAAACAGAACTGGCGGGATGGGTTTTGATGATATTTATCTTATCAAAGATATGTACAGGAGATTTTTGGCTAAGGTCGAAGACTGTAATGGAGACTTGATTACAGATGGGTTTGTTGCAGAGTTCATTGAAAAGGATATAGATAAGGCTATTGATCTGGAAAGGGATGTAGAAGGGGAAATCAAAGCCAATATTGCTCCTGAAGCAAATTATGAATTGAAGATTAGTAAAAAAGGTTATTTCCCTGTGCATGATGAAAACATCAGTTCTGTAGGAATGGAAGGGACTTTACTGGAAAGGGAATATACCATGATCCCTATTCCTTATAAGACTACTGTGTTTGTGGATTTGGTATATTATGACCTGGATAAATCGATAATCAGAAATGATGCCCAGCCAGTATTGGATAAGTTGGCTTCGTTGATGAATGAGCACGATTATCTTGACCTAATAGTGAGGTCACATACTGATGCCAGAGCTTCAGATGAGTATAATGAAAAGTTGAGTAATACTAGGGCCGATGCAGTGGCTGCTTATTTGGGGCAAAAAGGAATTGCTTCTACCAGGGTGCATGAGGAATGGTTTGGCGAAAAGGAACTGGCCAATGATTGTGGTGATGGAGTGCCTTGTCCTGAGCGTTCTCACCAATTGAACCGTAGAAGTGAGTTGGTGCTAATGGCATTTGCAGATGAGAACATGGAGTATGAATTGCCTGAGGATTTATTGGATCTTTGTTCTAAGCCAAATTTGGGTATTCAGATGAATGTACCTACGGTCTATTTTGATTTTGACAAAGCAGAATTGAGGTCCGAGGGAGTGAAGCAATTGGAGCGTCTATTGTTGTTGATGAAGGAGAGAGAAGGAGTCCAGTTGGCTTTGGAAGGTCATACGGATGTAAGAGGTTCTGAAGCGTATAATGAAGGACTATCGGAGAAAAGGGCACAAGTGGTAAAGGATTTCCTTATCAAAAGAGGTATTGAAGAGGGGAGAATCTCCTATCAATGGTTTGGCAAGAGCCGCCCTGTTCATGGTTGTGAAGATGGTGATTGTACTGAGGCAGAACATCAGTTGAACAGAAGGACAGAAATCAAGTTGATGCTCAATGAAAAGAACATCAACGCATCCAATGAAGCAATTCAGGAAGAGAAGGTGGCTTATCTTAAAAAAAAAGGTTTGATCAGTGAAGTTAGTGGAACAGTAGTGGTGACTGGAGTATTTTCCTCCAGCACCAACGCCACTAATCATTCTTTGACTTCCAGATTGAACGGCTTTGCTGATGCGGGCTTTTTCATGGATGATGCCAGCGGGCTATATTATTGTTATGCTGTAAAAAGTGTCGATGATGCAAATATAGCTAAACAGTTGGCTCAAGTGAAGAAAGCAGGTTATGATGGAGCTTGGGTCATGAGTTTTTGA
- a CDS encoding PorP/SprF family type IX secretion system membrane protein has translation MKSIFKIFIMSLVVAFAATQGTFGQQLPQFSQYIFNGLHVNPGYAGYKGVPYIQSTYRSQWVNFPGAPKTFTITADLSANEGSMGFGASIMSDKIGPSQTSSGMLTYAYRIQTGHESFLGLGVSAGVSEYVIDGTMLDPNDFGDHNIPEGRVNVFTPNINTGIFFNTARFYTGISVYNLVGKKALEKEDIALAYHNFHYYFTAGAMLPISDEVQFKPSILIKEEKGSPTNYDINGMFLFMQTVWLGGSFRSNMGNGNEAMQEGLSKRNSIAAIIEIFATNNLRIGYAYDHSTNVLSNLRNNSHEISVGYYITPKNIRMKNPRWF, from the coding sequence ATGAAAAGTATTTTTAAAATTTTCATAATGTCCCTAGTGGTAGCCTTCGCGGCTACCCAGGGTACTTTTGGCCAACAGCTTCCGCAGTTCAGCCAATACATATTCAATGGACTGCATGTGAACCCGGGTTATGCCGGTTATAAGGGAGTACCCTATATTCAATCAACTTACAGAAGCCAATGGGTGAATTTCCCTGGCGCTCCAAAAACCTTTACCATTACGGCAGATTTAAGTGCCAATGAAGGGAGTATGGGCTTTGGGGCTTCTATCATGTCTGATAAAATCGGTCCATCACAGACCTCTTCAGGCATGTTGACTTATGCTTACAGAATCCAGACAGGACACGAATCCTTTCTTGGACTGGGGGTAAGTGCTGGGGTATCTGAATATGTGATTGATGGTACCATGTTGGATCCTAATGATTTTGGAGATCATAATATTCCTGAAGGAAGGGTAAATGTCTTTACGCCCAATATCAATACGGGGATTTTCTTCAATACAGCCCGGTTTTATACAGGTATTAGTGTGTACAATTTGGTAGGAAAGAAGGCATTGGAGAAAGAAGACATTGCCTTGGCTTACCATAACTTTCATTACTATTTCACAGCTGGAGCCATGCTTCCGATTTCTGATGAGGTACAATTCAAGCCCTCTATTTTGATCAAGGAAGAAAAGGGAAGTCCTACCAATTATGATATTAACGGCATGTTTCTTTTCATGCAGACTGTTTGGCTAGGGGGATCTTTCCGCTCCAATATGGGCAATGGCAATGAGGCCATGCAAGAAGGTTTATCCAAGAGGAATTCCATTGCGGCAATTATTGAGATTTTTGCTACAAATAATTTGAGGATTGGGTATGCATATGATCATAGTACCAATGTGCTGAGTAATTTAAGAAACAATTCACATGAGATTTCTGTGGGTTACTATATTACTCCAAAAAATATTAGAATGAAAAACCCAAGATGGTTCTAG